The following DNA comes from Lentibacillus sp. Marseille-P4043.
ACGAATTTATTCAGATTCGATAGAGGTGAAGGTAGGGCTTGATAAAGGAGATGTACTAGGCTTTACAGCACGAAACTATTACATGAATCACGCTGATAGGGATATCCCTGAACCGAAAATATCGAAGAAAGAAGCGAAGAAAAAAGTAAATCCAGAAGTAAAGATTAACGAAGAACATTTAGCGGTTATTGATAATGATATTGGTGAAGAAGTTTTAACATACGAATTTTTAGGTGTTCTCGGCAATGACACGTATCGTATCTTTGTTAATGCAATGAATGGGACAGAAGAAAAGGTGGAGAAGTTAGGTGGCACAGAATTGAAATTTGCAGGAAACTTTTAGGGATTGGCAAATGCCTTTCCCTTTTTTTACTTTTCTGTGATAATAGGTATATCGTATTAAAACACCGATATTTGGGGGACAAATGTATGAATATAGGAACAGTACTCATCTTGGAAACAAAAGAACCTATTACAAACAAAACACGAAAACTCCGATGCAAAGTAATCGAGAAAAATAAGCATTACATTTTTATCGATTATCCTATTGATGAACAAACAAAAAAATCAACATCCTTACCTAAAAAGACACCTTTCACCGTTACATATATCGGTAGTGACCAATCGGTTTATTCTTTCCGTTCTGAAATTGTTGATAAGGTGAAATTAAATGTCCCGGGATTAGTAATCAATATACCGGAACCAGATAAAATAAAACGTATTCAACGTAGAGAATATGTCCGAATTGACGTTGCGGTTGATGTATCGATTCATAGTACAGAAGAGTCTTTTGCCCCATTTTCGACCGTTACTGCTGATGTTAGTGGTGGTGGTTTATCCGTCATTTTACCTAGGGGGGCCACGATAGAAGAGCAGGAAATGGTGGATGTATGGCTAGTATTACCTATGCAAACCGGTGATTATCAATACGTATACGCACAATCCGAGGTGATTCGCGTCATTACTTCTGATAATTCAGTACGAACAGCATCATTAAAATTCACATCTATCTCAACACAAAATCGGCAGCATATTATCCGTTTTTGTTTTGAAAAGCAACGAGAAGCTAGAAATAAAGAACTATCTTAAGAAAAGCGCAAGCACCCTTACAGGCTAAGAGCGCGACGTCCTGGGTCTGTCGATTACCCGACCCACCGAAAACATGTGGCGTAAGCATAATAGCGTTTCGAATTTTATGCTTTTTTATATCTTAAGAAGTTCACTGCATAAAACAGACTTGGAACAACTTCCGCTATTGTTTTTGATATGTTATTATTTTTATATTACGTTTTACTATTAAATTTGGCATCACCAAATTTTTCAGCTATTAGTAACGGAAAATGAGAGGAATGAACAGCACCAATGGATAACAAGGCAATTCGAATCGCAATTGACGGACCAGCTGCTGCAGGAAAAAGTACGGTAGCCAAAATCGTCGCTAGTGAACTATCTTTTATTTATATCGATACGGGTGCAATGTATCGCGCGTTAACCCTTAAGGCATTGGATGAAAAAATTCAACTAGATGATGAAAGTCGTCTCGCTGATTTATTAATACATACAGATATCGAACTTGTACAAGGGGAAAACGGACAAAGAGTGTTAGTTAATGGGGATGATGTCACATTGGAAATTCGCTCTCTAGAGGTTACAAATCATGTTTCCCATGTGGCAAAACATCCAAGTATTCGCAAGGACATGGTCAAAAGACAACAAGCACTTGCAGCTAAACATGGTGTTGTCATGGATGGCCGAGATATCGGGACACATGTCTTACCAGATGCAGAAGTGAAAATATTTTTGCATGCAACAGTTGAAGAACGGGCAAAGCGCAGATACGCGGAAAACAGTAAAAAAGGATTTACGTCAGATTTAGCGGAATTAAAAAAGGAAATAGAACAACGAGATCAAATTGATTCCGAGCGGGCAGCAGCACCCTTAGTAAAAGCTGACGATGCAATCGAAATCGATACGACCTCATTATCAATTTCAGACGTTGCCAATCGCATTTTACAAGAAGTTGCCAAAGTAAAAGATAAATAATTATACAGCCAAGAAATCTACAAAGTGTTTACGAGCTGCAGGGTAGAAAGTAAAAATGTGAAAACAGTCTACAAAAAACCGAATCATGAAACTACTTTACTTGACAAATAATTATAACTATTAGAAGTTATAAAAAAGAATATTTTTTGTTTTTGTTGTTTGTATCTTAAGGAGGGTTATGTGATGAGTGAGATGAATCATGAATTAACAGAAATTGCAATTGGTGATGTTGTGACTGGAACGGTTGTAAAAATAGAGGATAAACAGGTTCTAGTTGACGTCGGATATAAAACAGAAGGGATTGTTCCAATTAGTGAATTATCCAATCTTCACATCGAAACTACGGCAGAAGAAGTTGACGAAGGTGATAAACTAACATTAAAAGTAAAAAAAGTGGAAGATGATGAAATTGTTTTATCAAAACGGGCAATTGACGCTGACGAAGCATGGAGTTCACTTGAGGAGAAATATCAAAATGGTGATATTTTCGAAACAGAAGTGAAAGAAGTTGTAAAAGGCGGACTAGTGGTTGATGTAGGGCTAAGAGGATTTATCCCAGCATCACTCGTTGAAACATTTTACGTGGAAGATTTTTCTGATTATCTGAATAAGCGTTTAACTGTCAAAATTGCTGACTTAGATCGAGAACAGAATCGCGTCATATTGTCACATCGTGCTGTCGAAGAGGAAGAATTAACGGCACAAAAACAACGGTTATTACAATCATTAGAAGAAGGACAAGTGCTAGAAGGGATTGTTCGACGCATTACTGGTTTCGGTGTCTTTGTAGATCTTGGCGGTATTGACGGACTTGTGCATATTTCACAGCTTGCCCATAAACATGTTGAAAAAGCTACCGATGTCGTTTCGGAAGGCCAATCGATTAAAGTAGAAGTATTGGCAGTGGATCGTGATAATGAACGCATTTCTCTTTCCCACAAAAAAACACTTCCTGGACCATGGGAGAATATTGAAGAACGTGTTGCTAAAGGCGATGTCCTTGAGGGAACAGTTAAACGTCTAGTAAATTTTGGTGCTTTCGTGGAAGTGTTACCAGGTGTAGAAGGATTGGTTCATATTTCCCAAATCGCTAATCGACACATTGGGACACCACAGGAAGTACTGGAAGAAGGGCAAACTGTTCAAGTAAAAGTGTTAGATGTCAATGAGGACGAAGAACGTATCTCATTAAGTATCAAGGAGTTGGAGCAACAACAAGCAGAAGCTGATTACAAACAATATGAAAAAGATGATGATCAATCTAGTTTTCAGCTTGGTGATATGATCGGCGATAAGCTTAATAAATATAAGTAATTAGTAAAAAAGCGGTTCCTCCTTAATGTGGGGGAACCGTTTTTTGCTAACTGTTTAGGAACATGTTTTCTAATAAACTGCCCCCGGAAAACATTGCGTATACGGGTTGTTGGGAGGAAAACAATAAATAATGCGAAAATAACATTTTTGTTTAAGAAAGTTCCTTGTTAGCTATAATGCTAATGGTGGTGAGTATATTGACTGATGGAATATTATTTTTATGGTTTGCCTGGTTATTATGGATAGTCGTTACCTTTTTAATGAAAAAAGGGAAGAGACGTACGTATTTTGCTTGTCTTCTATTGTTATTAATTGCTTGTTCCAACGTGACACTTGAAATTGGTGGATATCTTATCCAGTTATCGTTCATTGTCCTTTTGGTCGGATTGCTTTTTTTTCATGCGATTGCCAAGTCATTCTATTTACTGTTTTCTTCGTTTACGATATGTTTGGGGTACACCGCTATTCTTTTTTG
Coding sequences within:
- the cmk gene encoding (d)CMP kinase — protein: MDNKAIRIAIDGPAAAGKSTVAKIVASELSFIYIDTGAMYRALTLKALDEKIQLDDESRLADLLIHTDIELVQGENGQRVLVNGDDVTLEIRSLEVTNHVSHVAKHPSIRKDMVKRQQALAAKHGVVMDGRDIGTHVLPDAEVKIFLHATVEERAKRRYAENSKKGFTSDLAELKKEIEQRDQIDSERAAAPLVKADDAIEIDTTSLSISDVANRILQEVAKVKDK
- the rpsA gene encoding 30S ribosomal protein S1, with protein sequence MSEMNHELTEIAIGDVVTGTVVKIEDKQVLVDVGYKTEGIVPISELSNLHIETTAEEVDEGDKLTLKVKKVEDDEIVLSKRAIDADEAWSSLEEKYQNGDIFETEVKEVVKGGLVVDVGLRGFIPASLVETFYVEDFSDYLNKRLTVKIADLDREQNRVILSHRAVEEEELTAQKQRLLQSLEEGQVLEGIVRRITGFGVFVDLGGIDGLVHISQLAHKHVEKATDVVSEGQSIKVEVLAVDRDNERISLSHKKTLPGPWENIEERVAKGDVLEGTVKRLVNFGAFVEVLPGVEGLVHISQIANRHIGTPQEVLEEGQTVQVKVLDVNEDEERISLSIKELEQQQAEADYKQYEKDDDQSSFQLGDMIGDKLNKYK
- a CDS encoding flagellar brake protein, producing MNIGTVLILETKEPITNKTRKLRCKVIEKNKHYIFIDYPIDEQTKKSTSLPKKTPFTVTYIGSDQSVYSFRSEIVDKVKLNVPGLVINIPEPDKIKRIQRREYVRIDVAVDVSIHSTEESFAPFSTVTADVSGGGLSVILPRGATIEEQEMVDVWLVLPMQTGDYQYVYAQSEVIRVITSDNSVRTASLKFTSISTQNRQHIIRFCFEKQREARNKELS